The region TTAGTTATGTCACGAGAGTAAAAACCTCTGCTGTGACACCCAATGGTCTTGCGGTTCAAGGCACAACCGATCCTAAAATTTCAACGGCAACTAAAACAGCAACTTATCCCGTTGACTGTGCTGCAAGCCCAGCAACTCTGACGTACAACCCTGATGGTTATTACACCTACAAGTTCTGTACCGATGTTAAGAAAACCAAGGATGCTGCTGGTAATTTGGTTTTTGACGCTAGCAAAGTACATCGGGTGGCACTTCAGCTAAGTTATACCAATAAAGCTGGGACAGTGGTCAAGGTCAACCCTTACTTTGACTTCACCATCAATGCCGATGGTACGGCGAAGATGGCCGACCCAAGCAAGACAAGGAAAATGACGGATGTGAACTCTTGCAATAGTTGTCACGAAACACTGGCCCTGCACGGTGGTGGTCGAGTTGATACTCAATTCTGCGTGATGTGTCACAACCCTGGCAGCACAGATGCTGTTACAGGCAAGGCGGTGACATTGAGTACCATGGTTCACAAGCTTCATGCAGGCAAGAGACTTGCGGCAGCGGGTGACCCTTACATTGTGAATGATGTAAATGCTTCAGAGATTGGCTTTCCGCAAGACTTGCGCAATTGCACCAAGTGCCATACTGCTGCGAATCCCGCAACGCCTCAGGGCGATAACTGGAAGACTGCGGTGAGCCAACAAGCTTGTCTGACTTGCCACACTTCCAAAGTTGGTGGTGTTTGGGAAACCAAGCATGTGGTTTATGCCAAAGATCCTATCGTTGTTGGCGCGGCTTCAGCCACAAACACCAAGGCTACTGACTTGACCAATGCTCAGTGCATCGCTTGTCACAGGGTTGGCTCCAACATCTCGTCTGAAGTTGTTCACTGGAATCAGAACGAAGAAAATTCTGCCAAATACAAGATGAACATTGAGGGTGCTACGTATGACGCAGCGACACGCAAAGTCACGGTCAAGTATTTCTTGTCTGATCCGACCAATGGCAATGCGGCGTATGACCTGGTGACCTCTGACTGTGCCAGCACGACTGTGCCCACATGTTCAACCAGCACCAAGTTTGGCAATCTGCGTTTTTATGTGGCGTACCAGACCATGGTGGGTCAGTCAACCGCAGTGACTGAGTTTTCGTCCTACAACAACGGCGGTAGTGGTGCCAACGCGTATGCCTACAAGGGTACCAAAGACGCGTCTAACCACTACACCGTGGACATCACCTTGCCTGCAGATACTGCAACTTCAATTGCCTCGGGTACGGCGCGTGTGATCAGCATCGGTCAGGTCAAAGAGCCGCAACTTGAGTTGAAGTCGCTTGATCCACGGCCAGCGGTGGTTCCTGCTGCTCTGGTCAGTGTGGTTGTGCAAAACACGCATTTTGATGTTGCCTTGACGGGTGCTCTGCAGCCGCGCCGGGCAGTGGTCTCCAGTGCGAAGTGCAATGCTTGTCACGGCTCACTGGGCTCCACCTCTGGTTCCAATACGCTGGCCAACGCCTTCCACGGTGGTGCTCGTGACACGGTTGAAGCATGTTCTGTCTGCCATGATGCCAATCGTTCGTCGAGCGGTAACATGATGACCAATGGATTGGCACTGTATGAACCCTACCAGTTCAAACGCATGATCCACGGTATCCATGGCAATTCCAAGCGTGTGAATCCGTTTACCCATGGCAACAAAGCAGTTCAAGCATTCTGCAATCCAACTGGAACGACTGTTGCTGCCATTGATTTGTGCAAGACAGCTGCGCCTTTGGGAATTGTGGCCGGTGTAGAAAACTACGCTGCTGAAGTGGCCTACCCTGGTGTTGGTTTGAATTGCAACGCTTGCCACGTCAACAATTCGTACAAAAACGATCAGGGAACATTGGGTGCAGTGGTGATGAAACCCACTACCTCGGCTCCAGGTGTGTTGCCTGTTGTCCTTGAAACTGATCCCAACAAATGGTTGGTGATCTCGCCCAAGGCGGCAAGTTGCACGGCTTGCCATGACTCCAGCACAGCCATGGGGCACGTCGCTAACTTCGGTGGCGCTTCGTTTGGCAACAAGACCCAGGCGGAAATTGCTGCCATGCCACGTGAAACTTGTAACGACTGCCATGCCAGCGGTGGTTTCAAGGGTGTTGATGTCGTCCACGGTCAAAAGTAGGCACTGCTAATGTTGGTTCGGACGGGAGGGTTTTTACGGGCCCTCCCGTTTTTTCGTAATCAACGGCATATTGTCAAAATTAATATTCAAAGCTAGACCTGTAGGAGAGTTGGGATGCAAATCAAACATGCGATAGCGTTTATCAGTGCCTGTGTGTTCGGGGTACTGGGGTCGGCGTGGGCAGAAGAGCCTGTAGCAAAGGACGCTGCGACTTGTCTCTCATGCCATGACACGGATGATTTGCCGGACATGGCTGGAACCGCGCACGGAGTGCGCCCCAATCCGCCACCGATGAAAGCAGCAGCTGCAGCGTTGGCCAGTCGTACCATGGGCGATGTTAGAAATTCACGTTCTCCAACTTGTTTTTCTTGTCACGGTACCAGTGATCAGCATGCAAACAAGCCAGACAATGTTGAGAAACAATCCAAGCCGGATAAAACATTCACCAAAAAATTTGGCCATGTCACGACAGTGCAAGCAGATGAGCGTAGTCGTGTGTGTCAAAGTTGCCATGATGGTGATTCCAAGCGAGCCTTATGGGTTGGTAGCCAGCATCAAGCCGCCAATGTGGCTTGTAATGACTGTCACCAAGTGCACACAGCGCGTGACAAGGTGTTGAAAAAAGCCTCAGAGTCCGAAGTTTGTTATGCCTGTCATAAAGAGCAGCGTACACAACTCAACAAGCTGTCCCATCATCCGGTTGTTGAGGGAAAGATGACATGTTCAGATTGCCATAACGTGCATGGATCTTCAGGTCCCAAACTCGTCAAGAGAGACAGTATCAATGACACCTGTTATACCTGTCACGCCGAAAAACGGGGTCCTTTTGTGCAGCAACATTCGCCTGTAGCAGAAGATTGCACCAACTGTCATAACTCACATGGCAGCGTGATTCCGGGCATGCTTAAAACTCGTGCCCCCATGCTTTGCCAACAATGCCATACGCCACACGTATCAGGTGCAGTGGGTGCGCTAGGTGGACAAAGCGGAGTCTTTGCACCAGCCGCTGCTGGGCAAGCTGTTCCACAGATCACGAGCGTGACCAATGGGAAAAACGTGGTCAATATGTGGCAAGGCCGTAGTTGCATGAATTGTCATTCGCAAATTCATGGGTCCAACAGCCCGTCATTCTCCAACCCATTGATGCGTTAAAGCACGGAGAAACATCATGATCAGACCTATTTCATTGATTCATTTTCAACGGTCTGTGCTGGCTTTGGCTGCTTTGGCAGCCTTCATACCCGTACAGGCACAAACGACTGGTCCTCAAACGACGATCTCGGCTGGTGTCGGTTTTGTGGATGGTTCCCGTGCTGATCGCGGATTGTTTGACCAGTACAGCGGAATCCGTAAAGATAGCAGTACAGCTGCCTTGCTTGGCATTGATTACAGCTTACGCAAAGATGATCCGGCAACCTCAGTGGAATTTCAAGGTTCGGATTTGCTTGGTGATTCGCGCGAGTTAAGACTGGTCTGGAAACGTCCAGGAGACTGGTCACTTTCCGCAGAGTATGGTGAGCTGGTTCATCATGACATCAATCAGGTGAATACCGGTTTGGTAAACCCTGGTTCAGTGGCTCCGCAGGTCAGTTCGTTAATTGGTGGCGTGGGTACAGGTTCGAATTTTGATTTGCAAACCAAACGCAGCAAGTTTGGTGTGGTGTACACCAAAACCATCAGTGACCGGATGCAGTTGGCGGTTGATCTGAAAAGCGAAAACAAGCAGGGATCTCGCTTGTTTGGGGTGGGGATGAATTGCCCTACGGTGTATGACCCTACCTGTTTGGGGACGACAGGAATTAATGTGGGCTGGGCTACCCTGATGCTGCCTGAACCGGTTGATTCCAATCACAGTCAAATAGAAGTTCGGTTGAGCTATACGCTTGAAAAACTGCGTTTTAACGTAGGCTACTATGGCTCGTTTTATCGCAACGCCAATTCATCCATTAACCCGACAGTCGCAGGCAATTTGTACAACCCTGTAGGAACGTTACTGCCTGGCAGTCTCGGTCTATTGGGTTATCTGAATCAACCCATTGCTTTGTCGCCAGACAATCAGATGCATCAGTTTGATTTAAGTGGAAATTACGACTTTACCGACAAAACCCGAGGTTTGTTCAAGTTGGCTTACAGTACGGCTTCTCAGGACGATAACTTTGTGGGAGTCAGTCAACCAGGTACTGCAAGTCTGGGTGGGCGTGTCAATACCTCATTGGTTCAGTTGGGAGTTAATTCTCGCCCGATTCCGAAGCTCACTTTGTCGGGCGATGTGCGCTACTCCAACAAAGACGATCAGACCCCTGTAGCAATCTATAACAACAATGCGATCGGTAACACACCATTTACCAATCAGCAGCTTTCCAGTCAAAAGACCAATGCCAAACTACAGGCTCATTGGCAGTTTAATAGTGATTACCGTGGAACTCTCGGTGTGGACTATGAGTTGATTGATAGAGGTACGTTGACACCTACTAGTGCAGTTGCTGGCATCACCGCGCTTCGTGAAAAAACGGAGGAAA is a window of Rhodoferax lithotrophicus DNA encoding:
- a CDS encoding MtrB/PioB family decaheme-associated outer membrane protein codes for the protein MIRPISLIHFQRSVLALAALAAFIPVQAQTTGPQTTISAGVGFVDGSRADRGLFDQYSGIRKDSSTAALLGIDYSLRKDDPATSVEFQGSDLLGDSRELRLVWKRPGDWSLSAEYGELVHHDINQVNTGLVNPGSVAPQVSSLIGGVGTGSNFDLQTKRSKFGVVYTKTISDRMQLAVDLKSENKQGSRLFGVGMNCPTVYDPTCLGTTGINVGWATLMLPEPVDSNHSQIEVRLSYTLEKLRFNVGYYGSFYRNANSSINPTVAGNLYNPVGTLLPGSLGLLGYLNQPIALSPDNQMHQFDLSGNYDFTDKTRGLFKLAYSTASQDDNFVGVSQPGTASLGGRVNTSLVQLGVNSRPIPKLTLSGDVRYSNKDDQTPVAIYNNNAIGNTPFTNQQLSSQKTNAKLQAHWQFNSDYRGTLGVDYELIDRGTLTPTSAVAGITALREKTEETGLRAELRRQMSETFSGAMTLSTSRRDGSTWLKDNSGMGVSAVTNLADPTLVSGIFMPTLADRQRDKVRLYADWMPTKDWSVQFSAEEGTDKYTTPSVYGLRDTRMNQFSLDWSYAVSFRLNLNGYVSKGLQTFNQARTGGYLMSFENNSTTVGLGFTAKPTSQLEMGGSLSYVDDTSKYAQTLDTTADAYSVASLAASGGLPDIVLRQTVLKLFGKYALDKKSAVRVDFVHQKSSYNDWAWGYNGVPYTYSDGTTLSQQASQSVSFVGITYIYQLP
- a CDS encoding OmcA/MtrC family decaheme c-type cytochrome, giving the protein MKTSLFRWGTALLASLAIAGCGGGGGGSAPAATTPATSTAVSAAITAAAATPLVTDTATGTSGSSAAFTVLQAAGVPAVTINSPPVVNFTVFSDGAVYTKLTAANVSVAMAKLVPASNGNPDEWVSYVTRVKTSAVTPNGLAVQGTTDPKISTATKTATYPVDCAASPATLTYNPDGYYTYKFCTDVKKTKDAAGNLVFDASKVHRVALQLSYTNKAGTVVKVNPYFDFTINADGTAKMADPSKTRKMTDVNSCNSCHETLALHGGGRVDTQFCVMCHNPGSTDAVTGKAVTLSTMVHKLHAGKRLAAAGDPYIVNDVNASEIGFPQDLRNCTKCHTAANPATPQGDNWKTAVSQQACLTCHTSKVGGVWETKHVVYAKDPIVVGAASATNTKATDLTNAQCIACHRVGSNISSEVVHWNQNEENSAKYKMNIEGATYDAATRKVTVKYFLSDPTNGNAAYDLVTSDCASTTVPTCSTSTKFGNLRFYVAYQTMVGQSTAVTEFSSYNNGGSGANAYAYKGTKDASNHYTVDITLPADTATSIASGTARVISIGQVKEPQLELKSLDPRPAVVPAALVSVVVQNTHFDVALTGALQPRRAVVSSAKCNACHGSLGSTSGSNTLANAFHGGARDTVEACSVCHDANRSSSGNMMTNGLALYEPYQFKRMIHGIHGNSKRVNPFTHGNKAVQAFCNPTGTTVAAIDLCKTAAPLGIVAGVENYAAEVAYPGVGLNCNACHVNNSYKNDQGTLGAVVMKPTTSAPGVLPVVLETDPNKWLVISPKAASCTACHDSSTAMGHVANFGGASFGNKTQAEIAAMPRETCNDCHASGGFKGVDVVHGQK
- a CDS encoding DmsE family decaheme c-type cytochrome, coding for MQIKHAIAFISACVFGVLGSAWAEEPVAKDAATCLSCHDTDDLPDMAGTAHGVRPNPPPMKAAAAALASRTMGDVRNSRSPTCFSCHGTSDQHANKPDNVEKQSKPDKTFTKKFGHVTTVQADERSRVCQSCHDGDSKRALWVGSQHQAANVACNDCHQVHTARDKVLKKASESEVCYACHKEQRTQLNKLSHHPVVEGKMTCSDCHNVHGSSGPKLVKRDSINDTCYTCHAEKRGPFVQQHSPVAEDCTNCHNSHGSVIPGMLKTRAPMLCQQCHTPHVSGAVGALGGQSGVFAPAAAGQAVPQITSVTNGKNVVNMWQGRSCMNCHSQIHGSNSPSFSNPLMR